One genomic segment of Porphyromonadaceae bacterium W3.11 includes these proteins:
- the tsaD gene encoding tRNA (adenosine(37)-N6)-threonylcarbamoyltransferase complex transferase subunit TsaD — protein MSKINIDQGLYILGIESSCDDTSAAVIHGDVLLSNVIASQKVHEEYGGVVPELASRDHLKNIMPVVHTALKRASIELKDIDAIAYTRGPGLLGSLLVGNSFTKGLVEGLGIPHVDVNHLQAHVLAHFIQSGEERVETPEFPFLCLLVSGGNSQIILVKSPLDMEIIGKTIDDAAGEAFDKCAKVIGLGYPGGPIVNKLGNIGDPNAFRFARPNIAGYDYSFSGLKTSFLYTLRDELEKDKDFIEKNKEDLCASLQHTIVEILMNKLEKAADDLDIKQVAVAGGVSANSALRDAFIEYGKRTGRDVFIPPFAYTTDNAAMVAIAGAYRFAAGYRSALSDAPYSRVII, from the coding sequence ATGAGTAAAATAAATATAGATCAAGGACTTTATATCTTGGGTATAGAGTCCTCTTGTGACGATACCTCTGCAGCGGTTATTCATGGTGATGTATTGCTCTCTAATGTGATAGCAAGCCAAAAAGTCCATGAGGAATATGGCGGTGTGGTGCCAGAGCTTGCAAGTAGAGATCATTTGAAGAATATTATGCCAGTGGTCCATACCGCGTTGAAGAGAGCATCAATAGAGCTTAAGGATATTGATGCGATAGCCTACACACGTGGTCCAGGTCTTTTGGGATCACTTCTGGTGGGAAATTCATTTACAAAGGGGTTGGTCGAGGGGCTTGGCATTCCACATGTGGATGTGAACCACCTACAGGCACACGTCTTAGCTCACTTTATTCAGAGTGGGGAGGAAAGAGTCGAGACTCCAGAATTCCCATTCCTTTGTCTGCTTGTTTCGGGTGGTAACTCACAGATTATACTTGTCAAGAGTCCTCTGGATATGGAGATCATCGGGAAGACTATTGACGATGCTGCTGGAGAGGCATTTGACAAGTGTGCTAAGGTGATTGGGCTCGGATATCCAGGTGGCCCGATTGTTAATAAGTTAGGTAATATCGGAGATCCAAATGCTTTTAGATTTGCTAGGCCAAATATTGCGGGGTATGATTATAGCTTTAGTGGATTGAAGACGTCCTTCCTCTATACGCTTCGGGATGAACTAGAAAAAGATAAAGACTTTATTGAGAAAAATAAGGAGGATTTATGTGCTTCATTGCAGCACACAATTGTGGAGATTTTGATGAATAAGTTGGAAAAGGCTGCCGATGATTTAGATATAAAGCAAGTCGCTGTGGCTGGAGGTGTTTCAGCTAATTCTGCACTCCGAGATGCCTTTATCGAATATGGTAAGCGAACCGGACGAGATGTCTTTATACCACCTTTTGCATACACTACTGATAATGCTGCTATGGTAGCGATTGCTGGAGCTTATCGGTTTGCGGCTGGTTATAGAAGTGCCTTGTCTGATGCACCATACTCACGAGTGATTATCTGA
- a CDS encoding CinA family protein gives MEYVSEIADILINGGRSISVAESCTGGLLSAALTSKSGASQWMKAGITAYTEECKRGLLGLTDKELGRGLVTEACAKGMVMSIAQLTGSDYAISTTGVCDASSEGFNPCTVWIGIKTPYAIEAFLIRAEDRGRVKNMSYAVEKALELMLNMMRKEGL, from the coding sequence ATGGAGTATGTTTCAGAGATAGCGGATATTCTTATTAATGGAGGTCGAAGCATTTCGGTAGCTGAGAGCTGTACTGGAGGACTGCTTTCAGCTGCCTTGACCTCCAAGAGTGGTGCTTCTCAGTGGATGAAAGCAGGTATTACTGCATACACTGAGGAGTGCAAACGTGGGCTATTAGGATTGACGGATAAGGAGTTGGGTCGTGGATTGGTGACCGAGGCTTGTGCTAAAGGTATGGTCATGAGTATCGCTCAACTCACAGGTAGCGATTATGCTATATCCACAACGGGTGTCTGTGATGCCTCTTCTGAGGGGTTTAACCCGTGTACTGTATGGATTGGCATCAAGACACCCTATGCTATTGAAGCCTTTTTGATCAGAGCTGAGGATAGAGGGCGAGTAAAAAATATGTCGTATGCGGTAGAGAAAGCATTAGAATTAATGCTGAATATGATGAGAAAGGAAGGTTTATGA
- a CDS encoding ATP-dependent DNA helicase RecQ: protein MNLDQVLEQFFGHSTFRPLQREAIEGVLSGKDQLVVLPTGGGKSLCYQLPAMLLDGCALVISPLIALMKDQILSLQAQGILAATINSSVTNEYRKHVLQSLHTGRIKLLYISPETLLSPFGGEMLRRTNVSMIAIDEAHCISQWGHDFRPEYSQLGVLKERYPDLPIIALTATADESTRKDIIAKLQLKDPVQLIGDFDRPNIYLEVRRGLKKKDKLREIADYIEQQGDNSAGIIYCTKRDDTEAVARYLNDQDIKALSYHALMSAGDREIVHRLFLGGQIQVVCATVAFGMGIDKPDVRWVIHYNMPKNIESYYQEIGRAGRDGKPATAILYYSYADIFVLQKLIQNSGMLAVSTSKMDYMKRYCEGNVCRRRVLLSYFGTEVDSDCNDCDVCLMPKPKAFDGTTIAQKAMSAVARSGESINIDMCIDILRGSRQRLLLAAGYQFMPTYGIGRDVSAIEWREYLYQMVMKGLMSIDYSMGGNLQITRFGRDVLFGREKFELFPVRFYQKKA, encoded by the coding sequence ATGAATTTGGATCAGGTACTAGAACAATTCTTTGGTCATAGTACTTTTAGACCACTTCAGCGTGAAGCCATTGAGGGTGTTTTATCAGGGAAAGATCAATTAGTCGTTTTGCCTACAGGAGGTGGTAAGTCCCTCTGCTATCAATTGCCAGCTATGCTCTTAGATGGCTGTGCCTTGGTGATCTCACCTCTTATTGCACTGATGAAAGATCAGATTCTATCCCTTCAAGCACAAGGAATATTAGCCGCTACCATCAATAGTAGTGTTACAAATGAGTATCGAAAACACGTTCTTCAGAGTTTGCATACAGGACGGATTAAACTACTCTATATCAGTCCGGAGACGTTACTATCTCCCTTCGGAGGTGAGATGCTCAGACGTACCAATGTCTCTATGATCGCGATAGATGAGGCACACTGTATAAGTCAGTGGGGTCACGACTTCCGCCCAGAATATTCACAATTAGGAGTCCTGAAAGAACGGTATCCTGATCTGCCGATTATAGCCCTTACCGCTACTGCTGATGAATCTACACGAAAAGATATTATCGCTAAGCTTCAGCTTAAAGATCCTGTACAATTGATAGGAGACTTTGACCGTCCTAATATATACTTAGAAGTTAGAAGGGGGCTTAAGAAAAAAGATAAGCTACGTGAGATAGCTGATTATATCGAGCAGCAAGGGGATAATTCAGCAGGGATTATTTATTGTACCAAGCGTGATGATACTGAAGCAGTTGCACGCTATCTTAATGATCAGGATATAAAAGCTCTCAGTTATCACGCACTCATGAGTGCAGGGGATAGAGAGATCGTCCATCGCTTATTTTTAGGAGGGCAGATACAGGTGGTCTGTGCTACGGTCGCTTTTGGTATGGGGATCGATAAGCCCGATGTTAGGTGGGTCATCCACTACAATATGCCCAAAAATATCGAAAGCTATTATCAAGAGATCGGTAGGGCTGGGCGTGACGGTAAGCCTGCTACAGCGATACTTTATTATAGTTATGCCGATATCTTTGTCTTACAGAAATTGATTCAGAATAGTGGCATGCTGGCGGTCTCTACGTCTAAGATGGATTACATGAAGCGATATTGCGAAGGGAATGTATGTCGTCGTCGAGTCTTGCTTAGCTATTTTGGTACCGAGGTTGATTCGGACTGCAATGATTGTGATGTATGTTTGATGCCAAAGCCTAAGGCCTTTGATGGTACTACTATAGCCCAAAAAGCGATGAGTGCGGTTGCACGTTCCGGAGAGTCCATCAATATTGATATGTGTATAGACATTCTGAGAGGTTCACGTCAGAGGTTATTGCTAGCAGCAGGCTATCAATTTATGCCTACGTACGGTATAGGCAGAGATGTTTCAGCTATCGAATGGCGAGAATATCTTTATCAAATGGTCATGAAAGGATTGATGAGCATAGATTATTCGATGGGCGGAAATCTTCAAATCACCCGTTTTGGTAGAGATGTTTTATTCGGGAGGGAAAAGTTTGAGCTATTTCCAGTACGTTTTTACCAGAAAAAAGCTTAA